A genomic window from Euwallacea fornicatus isolate EFF26 chromosome 6, ASM4011564v1, whole genome shotgun sequence includes:
- the LOC136339736 gene encoding uncharacterized protein gives MLQNLENLLLLLSLSISLVLTYPADNAGNQSDKVIFVPYDVKYVPIELPSEPVEELRKTLNHEENSKEDSKSGQNNITVLEGLLKDTFEVDRNRDPEDYVLVPFSVLKQLQEKREGHKLIKRQGGELKPLIEHRALTRNKRRILKPPPLVGYLNNYDLFPTVA, from the exons ATGCTTCAA AATTTAGAAAATCTGCTGCTATTGCTTAGCCTGAGCATCAGCCTTGTCCTCACATATCCCGCAGACAACGCAGGCAATCAGTCAGATAAAGTCATATTTGTGCCTTATGATGTGAAATATGTGCCCATTGAGCTGCCTTCCGAACCAGTTGAGGAGTTGCGTAAAACCTTGAACCATGAAGAAAATTCCAAAGAAGACTCCAAATCTGGGCAGAACAACATTACCGTACTAGAAGGGCTGCTAAAAGACACATTCGAGGTGGATCGAAATAGAGATCCCGAGGACTATGTTTTGGTACCATTTTCGGTGCTAAAGCAGTTGCAAGAGAAGCGTGAGGGGCATAAACTGATTAAAAGACAGGGTGGTGAATTGAAACCACTAATTGAGCATAGAGCCCTAACGAGGAATAAGAGGAGGATCCTAAAACCTCCACCATTGGTGGGGTATTTGAACAATTACGACCTGTTTCCTACTGTGGCTTAA